From a single Sus scrofa isolate TJ Tabasco breed Duroc chromosome 13, Sscrofa11.1, whole genome shotgun sequence genomic region:
- the SEMA3F gene encoding semaphorin-3F isoform X3, translated as MHASGLLLWASLLTGAWPATLTQDHLPATPRVRLSFKELKATGTAHFFNFLLNTTDYRILLKDEDHDRMYVGSKDYVLSLDLHDINREPLIIHWAASPQRIEECVLSGKDGNGECGNFVRLIQPWNRTHLYVCGTGAYNPMCTYVNRGRRAQATPWTQMQVVRGRGSRATDGALHPTPTAPRQDYIFYLEPERLESGKGKCPYDPKLDTASALINEELYAGVYIDFMGTDAAIFRTLGKQTAMRTDQYNSRWLNDPSFIHAELIPDSAERNDDKLYFFFRERSAEAPQSPAVYARIGRICLNDDGGHCCLVNKWSTFLKARLVCSVPGDDGIETHFDELQDVFVQQTQDVRNPVIYAVFTSSGSVFRGSAVCVYSMADIRMVFNGPFAHKEGPNYQWMPFSGKMPYPRPGTCPGGTFTPSMKSTKDYPDEVINFMRSHPLMYQAVYPLQRRPLVVRTGAPYRLTTVAVDQVDAADGRYEVLFLGTDRGTVQKVIVLPKDDQEMEELMLEEVEVFKDPAPVKTMTISSKRQQLYVASAVGVTHLSLHRCQAYGAACADCCLARDPYCAWDGQACSRYTASSKRSYLHPGGAAGRMSGTGTPSGSAVGSIPMPTRTLLNLCSTAWQGAQPSLSASPAHPRPLLSGCSSEIPATGAVRFALRTASCAQSRACCFAPCSLVIAASTPVQPLRTTSSTSSHGCSCMYWAGTPSMLPSSRRQL; from the exons ATGCATGCCTCTGGTCTCCTCCTCTGGGCTTCCCTACTGACTGGGGCCTGGCCAGCCACCCTGACCCAGGACCACCTCCCGGCCACACCCCGGGTCCGGCTCTCATTCAAAG AGCTTAAGGCCACAGGCACGGCCCACTTCTTCAACTTCCTGCTCAACACCACCGACTACCGAATCCTGCTCAAGGACGAGGACCACGACCGCATGTACGTGGGCAGCAAGGACTACGTGCTGTCCCTGGACCTGCACGACATCAACCGCGAGCCCCTCATT ATCCACTGGGCAGCCTCCCCTCAGCGCATTGAAGAGTGTGTGCTCTCAGGCAAGGATGGCAAC GGTGAGTGCGGGAACTTCGTCAGGCTCATCCAGCCCTGGAACCGAACACACCTGTACGTATGTGGGACCGGCGCCTACAATCCCATGTGCACCTATGTAAACCGCGGCCGCCGTGCCCAG GCCACACCCTGGACCCAGATGCAGGTGGTCAGAGGCCGAGGCAGCAGAGCCACGGATGGTGCCCTCCACCCGACGCCCACAGCCCCACGCCAG GATTACATCTTCTACCTGGAGCCTGAGAGACTCGAGTCAGGGAAGGGCAAGTGTCCGTACGACCCCAAGCTGGACACAGCCTCAGCCCTCATCA ACGAGGAGCTCTACGCGGGTGTGTACATCGACTTCATGGGCACCGACGCAGCCATCTTCCGCACCCTTGGAAAGCAGACAGCCATGCGCACAGATCAGTACAACTCCCGGTGGCTCAATG ACCCTTCATTCATCCATGCCGAGCTCATCCCTGACAGCGCAGAGCGTAACGACGACAAGCTCTACTTCTTCTTCCGCGAGCGGTCTGCTGAGGCACCGCAGAGCCCCGCCGTGTACGCCCGCATTGGGCGGATCTGCCTG aaTGATGACGGCGGCCACTGCTGCCTGGTCAACAAGTGGAGCACATTCCTGAAGGCACGGCTGGTTTGTTCAGTACCAGGCGACGATGGCATCGAGACACACTTTGATGAGCTCC aggATGTGTTTGTCCAGCAGACCCAGGATGTGAGGAACCCAGTCATTTATGCTGTCTTTACCTCCTCGGG CTCTGTGTTCCGAGGCTCTGCCGTATGTGTCTACTCCATGGCTGACATTCGCATGGTCTTCAATGGGCCCTTTGCCCACAAGGAGGGCCCCAACTACCAGTGGATGCCCTTCTCAGGGAAGATGCCCTACCCACGGCCCGGCACG TGCCCTGGCGGAACCTTCACGCCATCCATGAAGTCCACCAAGGACTATCCTGATGAGGTGATCAACTTCATGCGCAGCCACCCACTCATGTACCAGGCCGTGTACCCTCTGCAGCGGCGGCCCCTAGTGGTCCGCACAGGCGCGCCCTACCGTCTCACCACTGTCGCCGTGGACCAGGTGGATGCAGCCGACGGGCGCTATGAGGTGCTTTTCCTGGGCACAG ACCGCGGGACAGTGCAGAAGGTCATTGTGCTGCCTAAGGATGACCAGGAGATGGAAGAGCTCATGCTAGAGGAGGTGGAGGTCTTCAAG GACCCAGCACCTGTTAAGACCATGACCATCTCTTCCAAGAGG CAACAACTGTACGTGGCCTCAGCCGTGGGCGTCACACACCTGAGCCTGCACCGCTGCCAGGCATATGGGGCTGCCTGTGCCGACTGCTGCCTTGCCCGGGACCCCTACTGTGCTTGGGATGGCCAGGCCTGTTCCCGCTACACAGCATCTTCTAAGAG GAGCTATCTTCATCCAGGCGGAGCCGCAGGCAGGATGTCCGGCACGGGAACCCCATCAGGCAGTGCCGTGGGTTCAATTCCAATG CCAACAAGAACGCTGTTGAATCTGTGCAGTACGGCGTGGCAGGGAGCGCAGCCTTCCTTGAGTGCCAGCCCCGCTCACCCCAGGCCACTGTTAAGTGGCTGTTCCAGCGAGATCCCAGCGACCGGCGCCGTGAG ATTCGCGCTGAGGACCGCTTCCTGCGCACAGAGCAGGGCCTGCTGCTTCGCACCCTGCAGCTTGGTGATCGCGGCCTCTACTCCTGTACAGCCACTGAGAACAACTTCAAGCACGTCATCACACGGGTGCAGCTGCATGTACTGGGCCGGGACGCCGTCCATGCTGCCCTCTTCCCGCCGCCAGCTGTGA
- the SEMA3F gene encoding semaphorin-3F isoform X1 — protein MHASGLLLWASLLTGAWPATLTQDHLPATPRVRLSFKELKATGTAHFFNFLLNTTDYRILLKDEDHDRMYVGSKDYVLSLDLHDINREPLIIHWAASPQRIEECVLSGKDGNGECGNFVRLIQPWNRTHLYVCGTGAYNPMCTYVNRGRRAQATPWTQMQVVRGRGSRATDGALHPTPTAPRQDYIFYLEPERLESGKGKCPYDPKLDTASALINEELYAGVYIDFMGTDAAIFRTLGKQTAMRTDQYNSRWLNDPSFIHAELIPDSAERNDDKLYFFFRERSAEAPQSPAVYARIGRICLNDDGGHCCLVNKWSTFLKARLVCSVPGDDGIETHFDELQDVFVQQTQDVRNPVIYAVFTSSGSVFRGSAVCVYSMADIRMVFNGPFAHKEGPNYQWMPFSGKMPYPRPGTCPGGTFTPSMKSTKDYPDEVINFMRSHPLMYQAVYPLQRRPLVVRTGAPYRLTTVAVDQVDAADGRYEVLFLGTDRGTVQKVIVLPKDDQEMEELMLEEVEVFKDPAPVKTMTISSKRQQLYVASAVGVTHLSLHRCQAYGAACADCCLARDPYCAWDGQACSRYTASSKRRSRRQDVRHGNPIRQCRGFNSNANKNAVESVQYGVAGSAAFLECQPRSPQATVKWLFQRDPSDRRREIRAEDRFLRTEQGLLLRTLQLGDRGLYSCTATENNFKHVITRVQLHVLGRDAVHAALFPPPAVSVPPPPGAGLPTPPYQELAQLLAQPEVGLIHQYCQGYWRHVPPSPREAPGAPRPPEPQDQKKPRNRRHHPPDT, from the exons ATGCATGCCTCTGGTCTCCTCCTCTGGGCTTCCCTACTGACTGGGGCCTGGCCAGCCACCCTGACCCAGGACCACCTCCCGGCCACACCCCGGGTCCGGCTCTCATTCAAAG AGCTTAAGGCCACAGGCACGGCCCACTTCTTCAACTTCCTGCTCAACACCACCGACTACCGAATCCTGCTCAAGGACGAGGACCACGACCGCATGTACGTGGGCAGCAAGGACTACGTGCTGTCCCTGGACCTGCACGACATCAACCGCGAGCCCCTCATT ATCCACTGGGCAGCCTCCCCTCAGCGCATTGAAGAGTGTGTGCTCTCAGGCAAGGATGGCAAC GGTGAGTGCGGGAACTTCGTCAGGCTCATCCAGCCCTGGAACCGAACACACCTGTACGTATGTGGGACCGGCGCCTACAATCCCATGTGCACCTATGTAAACCGCGGCCGCCGTGCCCAG GCCACACCCTGGACCCAGATGCAGGTGGTCAGAGGCCGAGGCAGCAGAGCCACGGATGGTGCCCTCCACCCGACGCCCACAGCCCCACGCCAG GATTACATCTTCTACCTGGAGCCTGAGAGACTCGAGTCAGGGAAGGGCAAGTGTCCGTACGACCCCAAGCTGGACACAGCCTCAGCCCTCATCA ACGAGGAGCTCTACGCGGGTGTGTACATCGACTTCATGGGCACCGACGCAGCCATCTTCCGCACCCTTGGAAAGCAGACAGCCATGCGCACAGATCAGTACAACTCCCGGTGGCTCAATG ACCCTTCATTCATCCATGCCGAGCTCATCCCTGACAGCGCAGAGCGTAACGACGACAAGCTCTACTTCTTCTTCCGCGAGCGGTCTGCTGAGGCACCGCAGAGCCCCGCCGTGTACGCCCGCATTGGGCGGATCTGCCTG aaTGATGACGGCGGCCACTGCTGCCTGGTCAACAAGTGGAGCACATTCCTGAAGGCACGGCTGGTTTGTTCAGTACCAGGCGACGATGGCATCGAGACACACTTTGATGAGCTCC aggATGTGTTTGTCCAGCAGACCCAGGATGTGAGGAACCCAGTCATTTATGCTGTCTTTACCTCCTCGGG CTCTGTGTTCCGAGGCTCTGCCGTATGTGTCTACTCCATGGCTGACATTCGCATGGTCTTCAATGGGCCCTTTGCCCACAAGGAGGGCCCCAACTACCAGTGGATGCCCTTCTCAGGGAAGATGCCCTACCCACGGCCCGGCACG TGCCCTGGCGGAACCTTCACGCCATCCATGAAGTCCACCAAGGACTATCCTGATGAGGTGATCAACTTCATGCGCAGCCACCCACTCATGTACCAGGCCGTGTACCCTCTGCAGCGGCGGCCCCTAGTGGTCCGCACAGGCGCGCCCTACCGTCTCACCACTGTCGCCGTGGACCAGGTGGATGCAGCCGACGGGCGCTATGAGGTGCTTTTCCTGGGCACAG ACCGCGGGACAGTGCAGAAGGTCATTGTGCTGCCTAAGGATGACCAGGAGATGGAAGAGCTCATGCTAGAGGAGGTGGAGGTCTTCAAG GACCCAGCACCTGTTAAGACCATGACCATCTCTTCCAAGAGG CAACAACTGTACGTGGCCTCAGCCGTGGGCGTCACACACCTGAGCCTGCACCGCTGCCAGGCATATGGGGCTGCCTGTGCCGACTGCTGCCTTGCCCGGGACCCCTACTGTGCTTGGGATGGCCAGGCCTGTTCCCGCTACACAGCATCTTCTAAGAG GCGGAGCCGCAGGCAGGATGTCCGGCACGGGAACCCCATCAGGCAGTGCCGTGGGTTCAATTCCAATG CCAACAAGAACGCTGTTGAATCTGTGCAGTACGGCGTGGCAGGGAGCGCAGCCTTCCTTGAGTGCCAGCCCCGCTCACCCCAGGCCACTGTTAAGTGGCTGTTCCAGCGAGATCCCAGCGACCGGCGCCGTGAG ATTCGCGCTGAGGACCGCTTCCTGCGCACAGAGCAGGGCCTGCTGCTTCGCACCCTGCAGCTTGGTGATCGCGGCCTCTACTCCTGTACAGCCACTGAGAACAACTTCAAGCACGTCATCACACGGGTGCAGCTGCATGTACTGGGCCGGGACGCCGTCCATGCTGCCCTCTTCCCGCCGCCAGCTGTGAGCGTCCCACCACCCCCAGGCGCCGGCCTCCCCACGCCCCCTTACCAGGAGCTGGCCCAGCTGCTAGCCCAGCCGGAAGTGGGCCTCATCCACCAGTACTGCCAGGGCTACTGGCGCCAtgtgccccccagccccagggaggccCCAGGGGCACCCAGGCCTCCTGAACCCCAGGACCAGAAAAAGCCCCGAAACCGCCGCCACCACCCGCCGGACACATGA
- the SEMA3F gene encoding semaphorin-3F isoform X2: MHASGLLLWASLLTGAWPATLTQDHLPATPRVRLSFKELKATGTAHFFNFLLNTTDYRILLKDEDHDRMYVGSKDYVLSLDLHDINREPLIIHWAASPQRIEECVLSGKDGNGECGNFVRLIQPWNRTHLYVCGTGAYNPMCTYVNRGRRAQDYIFYLEPERLESGKGKCPYDPKLDTASALINEELYAGVYIDFMGTDAAIFRTLGKQTAMRTDQYNSRWLNDPSFIHAELIPDSAERNDDKLYFFFRERSAEAPQSPAVYARIGRICLNDDGGHCCLVNKWSTFLKARLVCSVPGDDGIETHFDELQDVFVQQTQDVRNPVIYAVFTSSGSVFRGSAVCVYSMADIRMVFNGPFAHKEGPNYQWMPFSGKMPYPRPGTCPGGTFTPSMKSTKDYPDEVINFMRSHPLMYQAVYPLQRRPLVVRTGAPYRLTTVAVDQVDAADGRYEVLFLGTDRGTVQKVIVLPKDDQEMEELMLEEVEVFKDPAPVKTMTISSKRQQLYVASAVGVTHLSLHRCQAYGAACADCCLARDPYCAWDGQACSRYTASSKRRSRRQDVRHGNPIRQCRGFNSNANKNAVESVQYGVAGSAAFLECQPRSPQATVKWLFQRDPSDRRREIRAEDRFLRTEQGLLLRTLQLGDRGLYSCTATENNFKHVITRVQLHVLGRDAVHAALFPPPAVSVPPPPGAGLPTPPYQELAQLLAQPEVGLIHQYCQGYWRHVPPSPREAPGAPRPPEPQDQKKPRNRRHHPPDT; encoded by the exons ATGCATGCCTCTGGTCTCCTCCTCTGGGCTTCCCTACTGACTGGGGCCTGGCCAGCCACCCTGACCCAGGACCACCTCCCGGCCACACCCCGGGTCCGGCTCTCATTCAAAG AGCTTAAGGCCACAGGCACGGCCCACTTCTTCAACTTCCTGCTCAACACCACCGACTACCGAATCCTGCTCAAGGACGAGGACCACGACCGCATGTACGTGGGCAGCAAGGACTACGTGCTGTCCCTGGACCTGCACGACATCAACCGCGAGCCCCTCATT ATCCACTGGGCAGCCTCCCCTCAGCGCATTGAAGAGTGTGTGCTCTCAGGCAAGGATGGCAAC GGTGAGTGCGGGAACTTCGTCAGGCTCATCCAGCCCTGGAACCGAACACACCTGTACGTATGTGGGACCGGCGCCTACAATCCCATGTGCACCTATGTAAACCGCGGCCGCCGTGCCCAG GATTACATCTTCTACCTGGAGCCTGAGAGACTCGAGTCAGGGAAGGGCAAGTGTCCGTACGACCCCAAGCTGGACACAGCCTCAGCCCTCATCA ACGAGGAGCTCTACGCGGGTGTGTACATCGACTTCATGGGCACCGACGCAGCCATCTTCCGCACCCTTGGAAAGCAGACAGCCATGCGCACAGATCAGTACAACTCCCGGTGGCTCAATG ACCCTTCATTCATCCATGCCGAGCTCATCCCTGACAGCGCAGAGCGTAACGACGACAAGCTCTACTTCTTCTTCCGCGAGCGGTCTGCTGAGGCACCGCAGAGCCCCGCCGTGTACGCCCGCATTGGGCGGATCTGCCTG aaTGATGACGGCGGCCACTGCTGCCTGGTCAACAAGTGGAGCACATTCCTGAAGGCACGGCTGGTTTGTTCAGTACCAGGCGACGATGGCATCGAGACACACTTTGATGAGCTCC aggATGTGTTTGTCCAGCAGACCCAGGATGTGAGGAACCCAGTCATTTATGCTGTCTTTACCTCCTCGGG CTCTGTGTTCCGAGGCTCTGCCGTATGTGTCTACTCCATGGCTGACATTCGCATGGTCTTCAATGGGCCCTTTGCCCACAAGGAGGGCCCCAACTACCAGTGGATGCCCTTCTCAGGGAAGATGCCCTACCCACGGCCCGGCACG TGCCCTGGCGGAACCTTCACGCCATCCATGAAGTCCACCAAGGACTATCCTGATGAGGTGATCAACTTCATGCGCAGCCACCCACTCATGTACCAGGCCGTGTACCCTCTGCAGCGGCGGCCCCTAGTGGTCCGCACAGGCGCGCCCTACCGTCTCACCACTGTCGCCGTGGACCAGGTGGATGCAGCCGACGGGCGCTATGAGGTGCTTTTCCTGGGCACAG ACCGCGGGACAGTGCAGAAGGTCATTGTGCTGCCTAAGGATGACCAGGAGATGGAAGAGCTCATGCTAGAGGAGGTGGAGGTCTTCAAG GACCCAGCACCTGTTAAGACCATGACCATCTCTTCCAAGAGG CAACAACTGTACGTGGCCTCAGCCGTGGGCGTCACACACCTGAGCCTGCACCGCTGCCAGGCATATGGGGCTGCCTGTGCCGACTGCTGCCTTGCCCGGGACCCCTACTGTGCTTGGGATGGCCAGGCCTGTTCCCGCTACACAGCATCTTCTAAGAG GCGGAGCCGCAGGCAGGATGTCCGGCACGGGAACCCCATCAGGCAGTGCCGTGGGTTCAATTCCAATG CCAACAAGAACGCTGTTGAATCTGTGCAGTACGGCGTGGCAGGGAGCGCAGCCTTCCTTGAGTGCCAGCCCCGCTCACCCCAGGCCACTGTTAAGTGGCTGTTCCAGCGAGATCCCAGCGACCGGCGCCGTGAG ATTCGCGCTGAGGACCGCTTCCTGCGCACAGAGCAGGGCCTGCTGCTTCGCACCCTGCAGCTTGGTGATCGCGGCCTCTACTCCTGTACAGCCACTGAGAACAACTTCAAGCACGTCATCACACGGGTGCAGCTGCATGTACTGGGCCGGGACGCCGTCCATGCTGCCCTCTTCCCGCCGCCAGCTGTGAGCGTCCCACCACCCCCAGGCGCCGGCCTCCCCACGCCCCCTTACCAGGAGCTGGCCCAGCTGCTAGCCCAGCCGGAAGTGGGCCTCATCCACCAGTACTGCCAGGGCTACTGGCGCCAtgtgccccccagccccagggaggccCCAGGGGCACCCAGGCCTCCTGAACCCCAGGACCAGAAAAAGCCCCGAAACCGCCGCCACCACCCGCCGGACACATGA
- the GNAT1 gene encoding guanine nucleotide-binding protein G(t) subunit alpha-1 isoform X1: MGAGASAEEKHSRELEKKLKEDAEKDARTVKLLLLGAGESGKSTIVKQMKIIHQDGYSLEECLEFIAIIYGNTLQSILAIVRAMTTLNIQYGDSARQDDARKLMHMADTIEEGTMPKEMSDIIQRLWKDSGIQACFERASEYQLNDSAGYYLSDLERLVTPGYVPTEQDVLRSRVKTTGIIETQFSFKDLNFRMFDVGGQRSERKKWIHCFEGVTCIIFIAALSAYDMVLVEDDEVVSAQQGLSVRTGRRSVETALRARRTSERGHSPHSEGAKGEAVLELSVGKREPRSPGIKARPAGRNQAGPAAAVSPVPDSLCPLQNRMHESLHLFNSICNHRYFATTSIVLFLNKKDVFSEKIKKAHLSICFPDYNGPNTYEDAGNYIKVQFLELNMRRDVKEIYSHMTCATDTQNVKFVFDAVTDIIIKENLKDCGLF; encoded by the exons ATGGGGGCTGGGGCCAGTGCTGAAGAGAAGCACTCAAGGGAactggaaaagaagctgaaagaagaTGCTGAGAAGGATGCTCGAACTGTGAAACTGCTGCTTTTGG GTGCTGGTGAGTCCGGGAAGAGCACCATTGTCAAGCAGATGAA GATTATCCACCAGGACGGGTACTCGCTGGAAGAGTGCCTCGAGTTCATTGCCATCATCTATGGCAACACACTACAGTCCATCCTGGCCATCGTTCGTGCCATGACCACGCTCAACATCCAGTATGGAGATTCTGCGCGCCAG GACGACGCCCGGAAACTGATGCACATGGCAGACACAATCGAGGAGGGCACTATGCCCAAGGAGATGTCAGATATCATCCAGCGGCTGTGGAAGGACTCGGGTATCCAGGCCTGTTTCGAGCGCGCTTCAGAGTACCAGCTCAACGACTCAGCCGGCTA CTACCTTTCGGACCTGGAGCGCCTGGTAACCCCTGGCTACGTGCCCACTGAACAGGACGTGCTACGCTCACGTGTCAAGACCACGGGTATCATTGAGACGCAGTTTTCCTTCAAGGACCTCAACTTCCG GATGTTTGATGTGGGCGGGCAGCGCTCCGAGCGCAAGAAGTGGATCCACTGCTTCGAAGGTGTGACGTGCATCATTTTCATCGCGGCGCTAAGCGCCTACGACATGGTGCTGGTGGAGGACGACGAAGTGGTGAGTGCCCAGCAGGGCCTGAGCGTTAGAACCGGGAGGAGGAGTGTAGAGACGGCGCTGCGGGCGCGGAGAACGTCTGAGAGGGGACATTCGCCCCACTCAGAGGGGGCGAAAGGGGAGGCGGTCTTGGAGCTGTCTGTCGGGAAGAGGGAACCCCGGAGCCCAGGGATCAAGGCTCGGCCCGCGGGCCGCAACCAGGCGGGGCCAGCGGCCGCTGTCTCCCCGGTGCCCGACAGCCTCTGCCCTCTTCAGAACCGCATGCACGAGAGCTTGCACCTATTCAACAGCATCTGCAACCACCGCTACTTTGCCACCACGTCCATCGTGCTCTTCCTCAACAAGAAGGACGTTTTCTCGGAGAAGATAAAAAAGGCTCACCTCAGCATCTGCTTTCCGGACTACAATG GGCCTAACACTTATGAGGACGCGGGCAACTACATCAAGGTGCAGTTCCTCGAGCTCAACATGCGACGCGACGTGAAGGAGATCTATTCCCACATGACGTGCGCCACCGACACACAGAACGTCAAATTTGTCTTCGACGCTGTCACTGACATCATCATCAAGGAGAACCTCAAAGACTGCGGCCTCTTCTGA
- the GNAT1 gene encoding guanine nucleotide-binding protein G(t) subunit alpha-1 isoform X2 — protein sequence MGAGASAEEKHSRELEKKLKEDAEKDARTVKLLLLGAGESGKSTIVKQMKIIHQDGYSLEECLEFIAIIYGNTLQSILAIVRAMTTLNIQYGDSARQDDARKLMHMADTIEEGTMPKEMSDIIQRLWKDSGIQACFERASEYQLNDSAGYYLSDLERLVTPGYVPTEQDVLRSRVKTTGIIETQFSFKDLNFRMFDVGGQRSERKKWIHCFEGVTCIIFIAALSAYDMVLVEDDEVNRMHESLHLFNSICNHRYFATTSIVLFLNKKDVFSEKIKKAHLSICFPDYNGPNTYEDAGNYIKVQFLELNMRRDVKEIYSHMTCATDTQNVKFVFDAVTDIIIKENLKDCGLF from the exons ATGGGGGCTGGGGCCAGTGCTGAAGAGAAGCACTCAAGGGAactggaaaagaagctgaaagaagaTGCTGAGAAGGATGCTCGAACTGTGAAACTGCTGCTTTTGG GTGCTGGTGAGTCCGGGAAGAGCACCATTGTCAAGCAGATGAA GATTATCCACCAGGACGGGTACTCGCTGGAAGAGTGCCTCGAGTTCATTGCCATCATCTATGGCAACACACTACAGTCCATCCTGGCCATCGTTCGTGCCATGACCACGCTCAACATCCAGTATGGAGATTCTGCGCGCCAG GACGACGCCCGGAAACTGATGCACATGGCAGACACAATCGAGGAGGGCACTATGCCCAAGGAGATGTCAGATATCATCCAGCGGCTGTGGAAGGACTCGGGTATCCAGGCCTGTTTCGAGCGCGCTTCAGAGTACCAGCTCAACGACTCAGCCGGCTA CTACCTTTCGGACCTGGAGCGCCTGGTAACCCCTGGCTACGTGCCCACTGAACAGGACGTGCTACGCTCACGTGTCAAGACCACGGGTATCATTGAGACGCAGTTTTCCTTCAAGGACCTCAACTTCCG GATGTTTGATGTGGGCGGGCAGCGCTCCGAGCGCAAGAAGTGGATCCACTGCTTCGAAGGTGTGACGTGCATCATTTTCATCGCGGCGCTAAGCGCCTACGACATGGTGCTGGTGGAGGACGACGAAGTG AACCGCATGCACGAGAGCTTGCACCTATTCAACAGCATCTGCAACCACCGCTACTTTGCCACCACGTCCATCGTGCTCTTCCTCAACAAGAAGGACGTTTTCTCGGAGAAGATAAAAAAGGCTCACCTCAGCATCTGCTTTCCGGACTACAATG GGCCTAACACTTATGAGGACGCGGGCAACTACATCAAGGTGCAGTTCCTCGAGCTCAACATGCGACGCGACGTGAAGGAGATCTATTCCCACATGACGTGCGCCACCGACACACAGAACGTCAAATTTGTCTTCGACGCTGTCACTGACATCATCATCAAGGAGAACCTCAAAGACTGCGGCCTCTTCTGA
- the GNAT1 gene encoding guanine nucleotide-binding protein G(t) subunit alpha-1 isoform X3, which yields MGAGASAEEKHSRELEKKLKEDAEKDARTVKLLLLGAGESGKSTIVKQMKIIHQDGYSLEECLEFIAIIYGNTLQSILAIVRAMTTLNIQYGDSARQDDARKLMHMADTIEEGTMPKEMSDIIQRLWKDSGIQACFERASEYQLNDSAGYYLSDLERLVTPGYVPTEQDVLRSRVKTTGIIETQFSFKDLNFRMFDVGGQRSERKKWIHCFEGVTCIIFIAALSAYDMVLVEDDEVPLPSSEPHARELAPIQQHLQPPLLCHHVHRALPQQEGRFLGEDKKGSPQHLLSGLQWA from the exons ATGGGGGCTGGGGCCAGTGCTGAAGAGAAGCACTCAAGGGAactggaaaagaagctgaaagaagaTGCTGAGAAGGATGCTCGAACTGTGAAACTGCTGCTTTTGG GTGCTGGTGAGTCCGGGAAGAGCACCATTGTCAAGCAGATGAA GATTATCCACCAGGACGGGTACTCGCTGGAAGAGTGCCTCGAGTTCATTGCCATCATCTATGGCAACACACTACAGTCCATCCTGGCCATCGTTCGTGCCATGACCACGCTCAACATCCAGTATGGAGATTCTGCGCGCCAG GACGACGCCCGGAAACTGATGCACATGGCAGACACAATCGAGGAGGGCACTATGCCCAAGGAGATGTCAGATATCATCCAGCGGCTGTGGAAGGACTCGGGTATCCAGGCCTGTTTCGAGCGCGCTTCAGAGTACCAGCTCAACGACTCAGCCGGCTA CTACCTTTCGGACCTGGAGCGCCTGGTAACCCCTGGCTACGTGCCCACTGAACAGGACGTGCTACGCTCACGTGTCAAGACCACGGGTATCATTGAGACGCAGTTTTCCTTCAAGGACCTCAACTTCCG GATGTTTGATGTGGGCGGGCAGCGCTCCGAGCGCAAGAAGTGGATCCACTGCTTCGAAGGTGTGACGTGCATCATTTTCATCGCGGCGCTAAGCGCCTACGACATGGTGCTGGTGGAGGACGACGAAGTG CCTCTGCCCTCTTCAGAACCGCATGCACGAGAGCTTGCACCTATTCAACAGCATCTGCAACCACCGCTACTTTGCCACCACGTCCATCGTGCTCTTCCTCAACAAGAAGGACGTTTTCTCGGAGAAGATAAAAAAGGCTCACCTCAGCATCTGCTTTCCGGACTACAATG GGCCTAA